The genomic interval CAATAAGAGtaataattacaaatatttagtaCTTAGTATATTAATACTTCTCAATTTACTGACCGAGTCTTTCCAAACCTAAAATATGATCAGCTCTCCGTCCAACATTGTGTTCAGGTGGATTTAGAGGAGACTTTTGTCATCAGCAGACTTCCTCACCAATCAGAGTAGCCAGGGAGCAGTGAGGAACGGTTGGGGAGAATCTGATTATGATGAGGAACTCGTCCTCGTTGAGCTCCTGAATCTCCACACATTTCTCTGTCACtacctccagctcctccagggtgTTCGGCTTCTCGGGGTCCCGGATGGATCGAATCACATCTGAGGGAGGGAAGGAAATACATTTCCATGAGACGCTTGAAATCTCTTAACGTCTACAATGACTGAACGATGAAATACAATGCTGTGAAAATGATTTATACTTTGCAAATTTCTGTTGTTTCGTatgttttttttggggtttttttgccattttgtcaCAGTTGACCCCTCAGGGTACCTTGACTACCCAAAATGGGACATtctacttttttatatatatattactattatttttccCAGTATCTCGGTCATCCTAAAGATCAATTCTATGAAACTTGGCCAgaactgttttaaattttctttttaaaatttctttgtcCCTTTGATTGTAAGTTACGGTATGTAGAACAAAATGCATGCACCTTGTGTGCACTTAACATTCTGGTTCAATTGACTCCCATTATAACCACATATTTTTAATGGACAGTAAACctggcattttaaaataactttcctATGAAGATCAAAATGATCTAAGTGTCTGCCttcaaaatacaagaaaaaccTGTTTTAGGTTTGATGACTCCTGTAATATCACTACAGGCTCCACCCCCTTATTTTGTCAAGTTTCAATGAGGGAATGGTTCTACTACCTTTAAATATGCATGGCAAAAATACATTGAACACAAAAATAGTCTTGGTGTGTTGGTAATGATGTAAAGGAGTGGTGTGAAAAtgattaagaaaatattttgtaatttgaagAATCAAAGCCAAGTAGCCTTTGTTTATGTCTTCTTTATTATGGGAGATTGGCATAGCAAGTTTATGCGGGTTCATTTGTCTGGTCTTCCACACATGAAGAGGGTCTGCCATATTTTTCTAGTAAGTGATGAGCCCCATGAGAAAATGTTAGAAGACTACAGCTATTTCTCTTGAAATGtagtgagtaaaagtaaaaagttgtcAGAAAGATAAATACTCAGATATAAATACCTGAAAAATCTATTTAGGTATAGCAAacaaagctgaagttggtttccggTTCCAGCTTCcgattcgggaaatggctaaagggcgattccacctaCTTTTTCACTATTTTCCACATCTTTAATCTACTCTagttaaaaaactacaacacctagactcttcaataaaggttgatttcaccactttttgtATCTATATCACACTAGAACTGCTCCTGTTCCTAAATTACAACTCCTACACACTTCAAACTTGGACAGGATTATTCTGCTcaaatagcagaatatttaaaaccatgttcGGGGTTTGTGAAACCTTTATGTGCTTTGATTTCAGATTACTATTCACACTCGTTCtatgtagggtttttttttcaaattcaattctaatttaaaaccactttattaatcccaaaggcaAACTAAATGTCGGTTTAACTCATTAATTCTTCAAAGAGGTATTGTAGATGGTAATGGCTGTTGGAAGGAAAGACCTTCTGTAGCGGTCTGTGTTGCActaaatctgaagaagcctctgactgaaagcACTCTGCCTTCCCAAGAGAGTCTCATGAGAGTGGGTTTGCTGAAGCAGGTGTATGATGGCAGCATCAACTCCAACTCCACGGCAATAAGCAAACTGCAGGTGGTCTTGATATTTCCTTGTCTGCTTATTCAGGTGGGCCAACCGGAGTCTCTCCAAGACCTTCATGTTGTGCAACGTCAGGGCTACAGGTCTGTAGTCGTTGATGACAGACGGGTGAGTTTTCTTCGATATTGGATTCAGTACAGTAATCTGATCATttgtgaagtttcacaaatcagaaaaaaagtttcacaaatcccaaacattgTTCTAAATATTCGGCTATTAgttgagaataatctagtccaggtttgaagagtctaggtgttgtagttttgggAGCTGGAGCAGTTTTAGAGTGAtcaagaagcaaaaaaaagtgatgaaatcaacctttattgaagtttcacaaatcagaaaaaagtttcataaaTCCCAAACATTgttctaaatattctgctattagagcagaataaacCAGTCCAAGTTTGAAgtgtctaggtgttgtagtttttttaacTAAAGTAGATTAAAGATGCGGTTGATGGTGAAAATTTAGGTAGAAAAGCCCTTGTGCCATTTCCCGAATGGGAAGCTggaatcggaaaccaacttcagcttcgtgtaTAGCAacgatttattctgtttcactttaCAACTTTGCCTGCAATTAACATAGAATGATCTACACCAGTTTTGAAGTGTCCAGGTGTTATAGTTTAGGAGCTGCAGCGGTTCTAATGTGGCacagattaataaaaatgacGAAATAGCCATTAAGGAAACTTCACAATTCAAATAAgaggtttcacaaatcacaaacttgGTCTTATTCTGCTTTAGTgcagaataatctagtccatGTGTTGCATTTGTTTAAGGTTAAATAGGCTCAAGGTACTGAAACATTTAGGTGGAATTGCCTTTTAGCCATAAATGTCCGAATCGGAAGCCAATTTCAGCTTCGTAGTCGCAAAGGAGCAGGAAATAAATTGAAGAGCTTTTTCCATGTATCATCTTTCCAGCTCGACTGGCAGCCAGTCTGACGTGAGAAACGCCAAACAGACCCTCTAACTTACCGTACACGTCCAGAGCTTTTTCCTCCATCGGCTCGGTGTTCATGCCATTTCTGTTGAGTCCGGACAGTTGGAAAATCTTTTCTAGAGCTGGTGATAGACGGCTGGACACTATTTCCATTGGTTGACACGCGCCATAATAAACGACAACATCTCAAGAGAGACCGACTTCTTCTTTTGTccaatggcggttggcaaacaacctAATGGAGCATTACTGCCACCAACTGGGCAACCGGAAGCTGGAaacttctctctcttctctctctctctctctctctctctctctctctctctctctctctctctctctctctctctctctctctctctctctctctctctcctctctctctctctctctctctctccctctctctctctctctctctctctctcctctctctctctctctctctctctctctctctctctctatctatctatctatctatctaccaTGTATATAAATTCCACATATGGATATCTGGTTCATGAGCCACatgaaccacactccatacctgTAGGTGGCGGTGATGCACCTTAAGTtatttgccaaccgccaatacatttcaagaagaagaggaagctATTTCGGTCAGCTGACACCAGAAGTAATGTGACTCTTACAACTGGGAAGCTGTTGACAAgagaagaaaattattaaatatttcccATCTTGTTATTCAGATATCTTTATCAAGACCATTTGAACCGGTCAAACTATTCTGAAACTGAGAGGAGATGTTTGACGGGCAGAACTCGATAGAGGTGCTGGTTATTCCTGAGAACCAGCGCTGTGGTCAGCTTGCAGACATCCAGAAAGCCGCGCTGTGCCCTGCGGGCTCCCTGCTCTGCTGCCTTGGCGTCTCGGGCCAGCTGTTGGTGTGGGACCCTGGGGACAGAGGGGCCCCTCCGGCTGCATCGGACGGCTGCTTTGTAGAGTGAGTTCTGACTGGTCTTCGCTTCCCGTGTTTGTAAAGCAAGATTTGTGCTAAACAACTTTTTATGCTCGAACCGAATCGAGACAGACAAGAGTTTTTAACAGTGACACGTCCTATAATAAAATCTTTCcctaaaatcttttttagcaataaaaaaaaaagtaagactCGTGCTAAGTCATGTGCCATGTACGTTTATTTCACAGGATGGTACGAAATCTTGGTAATTTTAAAGACACAAATAGTACTATTATAAAATGATCAATTCAGTCAGCACTactaaataaagtcataaatctTTTGAAACCTTTCTGGTGCACCTGTggtcaaaacatgtttgtttattcagtgaagttacACATGGTGTGGGTTAGTGTAAAAGTTACAGAAgtaatgtaactgagtaaatgtgaATACTTACTATATGTGACCTGGACAGGGTCTGTCACTGCTGGGTTGATATGTCTcttatttgtagttttgttaaatacaaaGTCAACTACTgaagtctctttttttaaggGATGTAGTATGTATTAAAATCATATCCAAATTAAATGCTTCATGGAATTGCAGATAACAGTGCTTATTCTGCAGATTAAAAAACCCCCTATTCTTTTCCCTATTCACAGTTTCTGCTGGGAGGAGGCGAATACAAGCATTTGGGGAGTCAGCAGCTGTAATTTGTTGGCTGTTGGATCACAGGGTGACATAACGCTATTCGAGGCTGAAGCAGAACAATCCACCCCAGTTTCTTTGCTGACTGTGCAAAAGTGTAATGTAGATAATCTGCTGGAAATTGTCAAGGGGAGCGACAAAAGTGAGTAATCAGTTGTTCTTACATTTATCACCTgctgaattttgttttgaaagtctTAACGTTACAGATTACACTGGTTGACAGCCAAAACTTGCCTGGGCTTTTTTCCAACTCTTTTAGGGTTATTTCGAtgagctgaatccaaaaatcacattggttttgctcaatcaggtcaactttctgaactgtGGAGCAACATAGACAACttcccaaaaaacattttttgtaactcAGTGTTATGCTCTTGTTGCCAGGTGTGTGTGAGCTGGTGCCTGTACAGGTGTTGTCCTTTATGGCCAACCAGTGCTGTGTACTGGTAAACAATGAGTGGATTCTGCAGCTGCAGTGGGAACAGGCATCACAAGAACCAAAGACGACCTCCTGCTGCAGAATCCAGCTAACAACCAGTGACAGACATACTGCTGTTCACCACTGTGTCTGTGCAGAAACCCTATTTGTCCTCAGCTCCAGTGGACTCATATGTATCCTGCAAAAAGCCTCTTATACTGACAGTAGAAATGCTGCTTTTCAATTTAAATCAGAGCTGCAGAAGCTACGTCTCCTCTTAATAAAGCAACAGCCCCAAGCTAGCATG from Xiphophorus maculatus strain JP 163 A chromosome 2, X_maculatus-5.0-male, whole genome shotgun sequence carries:
- the fam96a gene encoding MIP18 family protein FAM96A, producing the protein MEIVSSRLSPALEKIFQLSGLNRNGMNTEPMEEKALDVYDVIRSIRDPEKPNTLEELEVVTEKCVEIQELNEDEFLIIIRFSPTVPHCSLATLIGLCIQVKLQRCLPFKHKLEIYISEGTHSTEEDINKQINDKERIAAAMENPNLREIVEQCVAEPDD